A portion of the Eubacterium maltosivorans genome contains these proteins:
- a CDS encoding ABC transporter substrate-binding protein produces the protein MNKLFKRVLVGVVSVAMVAGFTAGCSSNGGSASDDGKVTVGVIQYATHPSLDNCYEGFKQGLEAGGFKEGENLTIEFQNAQGDVANADMAAKNMVSKKYNLIAGIATPAAMSAYAATKGGDIPVVFTAVSDPVSAKIVQSMEKPGDNCTGTADVLPLEAQIKMIRSFLPDAKKIGILYTTSEPNSVSHLEKFKQIAPNYGFEVEAVGVTNASEVAAGAQTLVSKGVNCINNFTDNNVVDNLSTVLKAANDAKIPVFGSEEEQVKNGCLASQSIDYVALGKQTGEMAAKILKGEEKAADMAVQEVTESSPVYNKEVMETLGLTLPQDLSTATAVSK, from the coding sequence ATGAATAAATTATTTAAAAGAGTATTGGTTGGTGTGGTAAGTGTCGCGATGGTAGCAGGTTTTACAGCGGGATGCAGCAGTAACGGCGGCAGCGCGTCAGACGACGGCAAGGTCACGGTCGGAGTCATTCAGTACGCGACACATCCGTCTCTTGATAATTGCTACGAGGGCTTTAAACAGGGATTGGAAGCCGGCGGCTTTAAGGAAGGCGAGAATCTGACCATCGAGTTCCAGAACGCCCAGGGCGATGTCGCCAATGCCGATATGGCCGCAAAAAACATGGTGTCAAAAAAATACAACCTGATCGCCGGTATCGCCACACCAGCAGCGATGTCTGCCTATGCAGCCACGAAAGGCGGCGATATTCCTGTGGTCTTTACCGCAGTATCCGACCCGGTATCTGCTAAGATCGTTCAGTCCATGGAAAAACCAGGCGACAATTGCACCGGTACAGCCGATGTGCTGCCTCTGGAAGCCCAGATTAAAATGATCCGTTCCTTCCTGCCAGACGCTAAGAAAATCGGTATCCTGTACACCACCAGTGAGCCGAACTCCGTATCGCATCTGGAAAAGTTCAAACAGATTGCTCCAAACTATGGCTTTGAGGTAGAGGCTGTGGGCGTGACCAACGCTTCAGAGGTTGCCGCAGGCGCGCAGACACTGGTATCAAAGGGTGTCAACTGCATTAACAACTTTACCGACAATAACGTCGTGGATAATCTGAGCACAGTGTTAAAAGCCGCTAACGACGCGAAAATTCCAGTGTTTGGTTCAGAGGAGGAACAGGTTAAAAACGGCTGTCTGGCATCTCAGAGCATCGACTATGTCGCCCTTGGAAAACAGACCGGCGAAATGGCCGCTAAAATCTTAAAGGGTGAAGAAAAGGCCGCGGATATGGCCGTTCAGGAAGTGACTGAAAGCTCACCGGTTTATAATAAGGAAGTCATGGAAACCCTGGGCTTAACACTGCCGCAGGATTTAAGCACAGCGACCGCAGTTTCCAAATAA
- a CDS encoding AAA family ATPase gives MKPIALYMHHFGPFMEEQIDFTRLDKELFLITGPTGSGKTTIFDGLCYALYGEGSNTFRQSREMKSQFGDPLEMMWVDFTFELREKTYRIKRIPEQDRKKERGQGTARQKHEAVLYEIAGGEEKLISASVAEVGEKVQEILGINANQFRQIVMLPQGEFSRLLKAREEERVELLKSIFRMDLYNTLKDKVASGLREIRGRHNDLSVEMETERQHIKCSGGSALADTLTQNDKTMDYVLDLTRKEIEADASEIGVLTGQEKEAVQSLEQLRITLAAGEQINIQFEQLENQKKRLVKLENERQAVREKEEMLALSKKALLVKPYEEAWARAYRKKEGAAAELTIIKKQLEDCQKALEKSQAEYEAVSAPSYITVIEQLQEKLDIEKRLSESLRVFEEKHAGLQKRSGELSQLEEKGKRQQEDSESLKKLEHESYTLDKEIFELEKAFQRSGHELENLTSRQKRVEEALEIYGVIENRERRITALRKEWKENQNRIKAEEAAYQALIEKQQQQTAAGLAAGLEEGQPCPVCGSVHHPQKAEAHEPVEESSLAETTEALNALKIKSGSLKNEGTLQRREIETRQTELSGRLAEMMDTADNVLPDKAAVSALQKNLEESFEVLHARCQSAEKQLKAKQKEKGGLESVAKKLKTQLESYGALEGQLKEAREEAGLLRGQLSQMEEQIKNLAEILKFPPEMENPKAFLKKVESFERNTSALIAEKKGYKDNIQAKHQKLLQEEAVQAANYKSGSQVLEKAAEEESKLNEDYSRALRDAGLTPETYAGCHSMSDEAIQTMEEELTQYRFNLKSTAERVRELEDGLRDKNPVELTRYRESQQTLEAQIEGYRREITLLNEKIAQNRQQIGKIEGLVQELKEVERLQGIYTHLDQTIKGTLAGKPKISFERYILSAYLQDILESANVFLERMSSGRYRLEVMGDFRQSGNRGLEIEVVDAYTGLRRSANTLSGGETFMAALSMALGLSDIVQSYAGGISLDTIFIDEGFATLDPEALDNAISCLLAIKNDGRTVGIISHVEELKDRIDTKIIVEKTEAGSHIDIFC, from the coding sequence ATGAAACCCATTGCCCTTTATATGCACCATTTTGGTCCTTTTATGGAGGAGCAAATTGATTTCACGAGGCTGGACAAAGAGCTTTTCCTGATTACCGGCCCCACCGGCAGCGGAAAAACCACTATTTTTGACGGGCTGTGCTACGCACTGTACGGCGAGGGCAGCAACACCTTTCGCCAGTCAAGAGAGATGAAAAGCCAGTTTGGCGACCCGCTGGAGATGATGTGGGTGGATTTTACCTTTGAGCTGCGGGAAAAGACCTACCGCATTAAGCGAATCCCTGAACAGGATCGGAAAAAAGAACGCGGCCAGGGTACGGCCCGGCAAAAGCACGAGGCTGTGCTGTACGAGATAGCAGGCGGTGAGGAAAAACTGATCTCCGCTTCAGTGGCAGAGGTGGGAGAAAAGGTTCAGGAGATCCTCGGTATTAACGCCAACCAGTTCCGCCAGATCGTCATGCTGCCCCAGGGAGAGTTCAGCCGTCTTCTGAAAGCCAGAGAAGAAGAGCGGGTTGAGCTCTTAAAAAGTATTTTCCGAATGGATTTGTACAACACCCTCAAGGATAAGGTAGCCTCAGGACTGCGCGAAATAAGAGGACGCCATAATGACCTGAGTGTTGAGATGGAGACAGAGCGCCAGCACATCAAATGCAGTGGGGGCTCCGCGCTGGCGGATACCTTGACGCAGAATGATAAAACCATGGATTATGTACTGGATTTAACCCGGAAGGAAATCGAGGCCGATGCGTCTGAAATTGGTGTTCTGACAGGACAGGAGAAAGAGGCGGTCCAGTCGCTGGAGCAGCTGCGCATTACTCTTGCCGCTGGTGAACAGATTAACATCCAGTTTGAGCAGCTGGAAAACCAGAAAAAAAGGCTGGTGAAACTGGAGAATGAGCGGCAAGCAGTCCGGGAAAAAGAGGAGATGCTGGCTCTGTCGAAGAAAGCGCTTTTGGTCAAGCCCTATGAGGAAGCCTGGGCCCGGGCCTACCGTAAAAAAGAAGGGGCTGCCGCAGAGCTGACCATTATTAAAAAGCAGCTGGAGGATTGCCAGAAAGCCCTTGAAAAGTCGCAAGCAGAATACGAGGCTGTCAGCGCGCCATCATACATCACGGTTATTGAGCAGCTTCAGGAAAAGTTGGATATTGAAAAAAGGCTGTCTGAAAGTTTGCGTGTCTTTGAGGAAAAGCATGCGGGATTGCAAAAGCGAAGCGGAGAGCTTTCGCAGCTTGAGGAAAAGGGAAAACGCCAGCAGGAGGACAGTGAGTCTTTGAAAAAGCTGGAGCACGAGAGCTACACTCTGGATAAGGAAATATTCGAGCTGGAAAAAGCCTTTCAGCGAAGCGGCCATGAGCTTGAAAACCTGACAAGCCGGCAGAAGCGGGTGGAGGAGGCGCTGGAAATTTATGGTGTTATTGAAAATCGCGAGCGCCGGATTACAGCTCTGAGAAAAGAATGGAAAGAAAACCAGAACCGTATCAAGGCGGAGGAGGCTGCGTATCAGGCTTTAATTGAGAAACAGCAGCAGCAAACAGCCGCGGGACTGGCCGCAGGGCTTGAGGAGGGTCAGCCCTGCCCGGTGTGCGGCAGCGTTCACCATCCCCAGAAGGCCGAGGCCCATGAGCCTGTGGAGGAGTCATCCCTGGCAGAGACGACAGAGGCTTTGAATGCCCTGAAGATTAAAAGCGGCTCCCTGAAGAATGAAGGCACCCTGCAGCGCAGAGAAATCGAAACGCGCCAGACAGAGCTCTCAGGACGCCTTGCGGAAATGATGGATACCGCGGATAATGTACTTCCAGACAAAGCGGCAGTGAGCGCCCTGCAAAAAAATCTGGAAGAGAGCTTTGAAGTCCTGCACGCCAGGTGCCAGAGCGCTGAAAAGCAGCTGAAGGCTAAGCAGAAGGAAAAAGGAGGATTGGAATCCGTGGCAAAAAAGCTGAAAACTCAGCTGGAAAGCTACGGGGCATTGGAGGGACAGCTGAAAGAAGCCAGAGAAGAAGCCGGACTGCTGCGCGGGCAGCTCTCCCAGATGGAGGAACAGATCAAGAACCTGGCAGAGATTTTAAAATTTCCGCCAGAAATGGAGAACCCAAAGGCTTTTTTAAAAAAAGTTGAAAGCTTTGAGCGCAATACCAGCGCGTTAATCGCTGAAAAGAAGGGGTATAAAGATAACATTCAGGCAAAGCACCAGAAACTGCTGCAGGAGGAGGCCGTACAGGCAGCCAACTATAAAAGCGGCAGTCAGGTTTTGGAAAAGGCAGCCGAGGAAGAAAGCAAGCTGAACGAAGATTACAGCAGAGCCCTCAGAGATGCAGGACTTACGCCGGAAACCTATGCAGGCTGCCATAGCATGAGCGATGAAGCGATCCAGACCATGGAAGAGGAGCTCACGCAATACCGGTTTAACCTCAAAAGCACGGCCGAAAGGGTGCGGGAGCTTGAGGACGGGCTCAGGGATAAGAACCCTGTTGAGCTTACGCGTTACCGTGAAAGCCAGCAGACACTGGAAGCGCAGATCGAAGGCTACCGCCGGGAGATAACGCTTCTGAATGAAAAGATCGCCCAGAACCGCCAGCAGATCGGGAAAATCGAAGGGCTGGTACAGGAATTAAAAGAGGTCGAGCGCCTTCAGGGAATTTACACCCATCTGGACCAGACCATCAAGGGTACCCTGGCCGGAAAGCCAAAGATCAGCTTTGAGCGGTATATCCTGTCCGCATATTTACAGGATATTCTGGAAAGCGCCAATGTTTTTCTGGAAAGAATGTCCTCAGGACGTTATCGGCTGGAGGTCATGGGTGACTTCAGACAATCCGGCAACCGCGGCCTGGAGATCGAGGTGGTTGACGCCTATACAGGGCTGCGCCGCAGTGCGAACACCCTGTCGGGCGGAGAAACCTTTATGGCGGCGCTTTCCATGGCTCTCGGACTTTCAGATATTGTCCAGTCCTACGCGGGCGGCATTTCACTGGATACCATTTTTATTGATGAAGGTTTTGCGACCCTGGATCCAGAAGCCCTTGATAATGCCATCAGCTGTCTGCTGGCCATCAAAAATGACGGCCGCACAGTGGGCATCATCTCTCACGTTGAGGAGCTGAAGGACCGCATTGATACTAAGATTATTGTGGAAAAAACCGAAGCGGGAAGTCATATTGACATTTTCTGTTAA
- a CDS encoding ABC transporter permease — MDIIGGLVINVLEEGFIYGIMAVGVYITYSVLDFPDLSVDGTFPLGMCLTAMLITAGVNPWLACVAAFIVGAAAGCITGFLHVKLGITDLLSGILVMTGLYSINLALTGGSAVLPFYNMPTIFNTGLATILPPGYGLVIMVAVICIVVKLLIDLYLKTQSGMLLRASGDNPQYVVSQGRDPGKMKIIGLAIGNGCTALSGCILAQQTESANVAVGTGMVVMALASVIIGMNLFKRVSFVKPTLAVIFGAIIYKACLAIAMQIGLPTNYLKLLMAIIFTIALVGGKLFPERRKKNHAE; from the coding sequence ATGGATATTATAGGTGGCTTGGTAATCAACGTCCTCGAGGAAGGCTTTATCTATGGGATTATGGCCGTCGGGGTGTATATTACCTATTCTGTTCTGGATTTTCCCGATCTTTCAGTCGACGGAACCTTCCCGCTTGGGATGTGTCTCACCGCTATGCTGATTACCGCCGGGGTTAATCCATGGCTCGCGTGCGTCGCGGCCTTTATCGTGGGGGCGGCCGCTGGCTGTATTACCGGATTTCTCCATGTGAAGCTCGGTATCACCGACCTGCTCTCCGGGATTCTTGTGATGACGGGGCTGTACAGTATTAACCTGGCCCTGACCGGCGGCAGCGCAGTGCTGCCCTTTTACAACATGCCCACCATTTTTAACACCGGGCTGGCGACCATTCTGCCCCCAGGCTACGGTCTTGTGATCATGGTGGCAGTGATCTGTATTGTGGTCAAGCTGCTCATCGATCTGTATTTAAAAACCCAGTCCGGCATGCTGCTCCGCGCGTCCGGGGATAACCCGCAGTATGTTGTCTCACAGGGGCGTGATCCCGGAAAGATGAAAATCATCGGTCTGGCCATCGGCAACGGATGTACCGCCCTGTCTGGCTGTATTCTGGCACAGCAGACCGAATCCGCCAACGTGGCGGTAGGGACAGGGATGGTCGTTATGGCGCTGGCTTCAGTCATCATTGGGATGAACCTGTTCAAGCGGGTATCCTTTGTAAAACCGACCCTTGCAGTGATCTTCGGAGCCATCATCTACAAGGCCTGCCTGGCCATCGCCATGCAGATCGGCCTGCCGACAAACTACCTCAAGCTGCTCATGGCCATTATATTCACGATTGCTCTGGTAGGCGGCAAGCTTTTCCCGGAAAGGAGAAAGAAAAACCATGCAGAATAA
- the nagA gene encoding N-acetylglucosamine-6-phosphate deacetylase — protein sequence MIIRNAWVYTPDHHFTQKDLIFDGPYIRTQTANPAEIDASGLYAIPGLIDIHLHGCMGHDFCDAAADTLNAMAAYQARNGVTGFIPASMAFSEKKLSGIFKNAARRPQETGAMLLGVNMEGPFLSEAKKGAQNGRYLVPPDISMFRRLNAVSDGLIKLVTLAPELAGAAEFITALKDETVISLGHTEACFETAAQAFTLGASHVTHLFNAMPPFNHREPGLIGAAFDHPSVTAELICDGVHVAPAMIRAAFKLFSAGRIVFISDSMRAAGLGDGEYTLGGQTVQVCGNRATLADGTLAGSVTNLMDCLRNAVAFGIPLTDAVQAAAVNPARVIGESDRLGSLEPGKLANVVLLDKRLNVVKIFIKGIAVS from the coding sequence ATGATTATTCGAAACGCATGGGTTTACACTCCCGACCATCACTTTACACAAAAAGACCTTATTTTTGACGGCCCCTATATCCGCACACAGACCGCTAACCCGGCCGAAATAGACGCCTCTGGCCTATACGCCATTCCCGGCCTCATCGATATTCATCTACACGGCTGTATGGGCCATGACTTCTGTGACGCTGCCGCGGATACCCTTAATGCCATGGCCGCTTATCAGGCACGCAACGGCGTAACAGGCTTTATCCCCGCCTCTATGGCCTTTTCTGAGAAAAAGCTGTCCGGCATTTTCAAAAACGCCGCCCGCCGGCCACAGGAGACCGGCGCCATGCTTTTGGGCGTCAATATGGAAGGGCCTTTTCTTTCCGAAGCAAAGAAAGGCGCGCAAAACGGGCGCTACCTTGTCCCACCAGACATTTCGATGTTCCGTCGGCTGAACGCTGTTTCAGACGGCCTTATCAAGCTGGTTACCCTGGCGCCTGAACTCGCCGGCGCCGCTGAGTTCATCACTGCCCTGAAAGATGAAACCGTCATCTCGCTCGGCCACACCGAAGCCTGTTTTGAGACTGCCGCCCAGGCTTTTACGCTGGGCGCTTCCCATGTGACGCACCTGTTCAATGCCATGCCGCCCTTTAACCACCGGGAGCCAGGGCTCATCGGCGCTGCCTTTGACCATCCCAGCGTCACAGCTGAGCTCATCTGCGACGGTGTCCACGTCGCTCCGGCCATGATCCGCGCGGCTTTTAAACTTTTCTCAGCCGGGCGCATTGTTTTCATCAGCGACAGTATGCGGGCTGCAGGACTGGGAGACGGCGAGTATACCCTTGGCGGCCAGACTGTGCAGGTCTGCGGAAACCGGGCAACTCTCGCGGACGGCACTTTGGCGGGCTCAGTCACCAATCTGATGGACTGCCTGAGAAATGCCGTAGCTTTTGGCATTCCCCTGACGGACGCAGTTCAGGCTGCTGCTGTCAATCCGGCGCGGGTCATCGGCGAGTCTGACCGCCTGGGCAGTCTGGAACCCGGCAAGCTTGCCAATGTGGTACTGCTTGATAAGCGCCTGAATGTTGTGAAAATTTTTATTAAAGGAATTGCCGTTTCCTGA
- the rlmD gene encoding 23S rRNA (uracil(1939)-C(5))-methyltransferase RlmD has protein sequence MKKGDIIDIRIEGIEFPGKSWGMVEEESGAKKVVVKNGIPGQLIKTRITKKRSKKIEGQPLEILEASPLEIPARCPAFGKCGGCTYQSLPYEKQLNLKADYVLNLLDKAGIDGFEFGGIIPSPEVFEYRNKMEYSFGDDVKDGPLLLGMHERGSFYNIVKTNCCRLTDEDFNIIQKAVLSYFEEKDVTYFHKRSHEGFLRHLVIRKGKQTGEILINLVTTTQAELDNAAFIELLLKLGLSGEIKGILHTINDGVADVVKKDDLHILYGEDCIHDKILGLEFEIWTFSFFQTNTLGAEKLYSVVRDYVGDRQDKIIFDLYCGTGTIAQVLAPVAKKVIGIELIEEAVEAARVNAEANGLRNCEFIAGDVMEKVAELPDNPDIIILDPPRDGIHPKAIFKIIDFKPDTFIYVSCKATSLARDLPFFKEAGYAVKKVCCVDMFPHGGHVETVCYLKQK, from the coding sequence ATGAAAAAAGGCGATATTATCGATATTAGAATAGAAGGCATTGAATTTCCAGGAAAATCCTGGGGAATGGTGGAGGAAGAGAGCGGCGCAAAAAAGGTTGTGGTCAAAAATGGCATTCCCGGGCAGCTCATTAAAACCCGAATTACCAAAAAACGCAGTAAGAAAATTGAAGGACAGCCTCTGGAAATTCTGGAGGCGTCTCCTTTAGAGATTCCGGCGAGGTGCCCGGCCTTTGGCAAATGCGGTGGCTGTACCTACCAGAGCCTGCCCTACGAAAAACAGCTCAATCTAAAGGCCGATTACGTTTTAAACCTGCTGGATAAAGCTGGAATCGACGGCTTTGAGTTTGGAGGGATTATCCCCAGCCCGGAGGTGTTTGAGTATCGCAATAAAATGGAGTATTCTTTCGGCGACGATGTGAAGGATGGTCCACTGCTTCTGGGCATGCACGAGCGCGGCAGCTTTTACAACATTGTCAAAACCAACTGCTGCCGCCTGACCGATGAGGACTTTAACATTATCCAGAAAGCTGTCCTCAGTTATTTTGAAGAAAAGGACGTGACCTATTTTCACAAGCGCAGCCATGAAGGATTCCTGCGCCATCTAGTTATCCGCAAAGGCAAGCAGACTGGAGAAATCCTCATCAATCTGGTCACAACCACTCAGGCAGAACTGGACAATGCAGCTTTTATCGAGCTGCTCCTGAAGCTCGGGTTGTCCGGCGAAATTAAGGGTATCCTCCATACCATCAACGACGGCGTGGCCGATGTGGTGAAAAAAGATGACCTGCATATCCTGTACGGTGAGGACTGTATCCATGATAAAATTTTAGGTCTGGAATTTGAAATCTGGACCTTCTCTTTTTTCCAGACAAATACATTGGGCGCAGAAAAGCTGTATTCTGTTGTCCGCGATTACGTCGGTGACCGCCAGGATAAAATCATTTTTGATTTGTACTGCGGTACCGGCACCATTGCCCAGGTACTGGCCCCGGTGGCGAAAAAAGTCATCGGTATCGAGCTCATTGAGGAAGCCGTCGAAGCCGCCAGGGTCAACGCCGAAGCCAACGGCCTGCGCAACTGCGAGTTTATCGCCGGCGATGTCATGGAAAAAGTCGCCGAGCTTCCTGACAATCCCGATATCATCATCCTCGACCCCCCGAGGGATGGCATCCACCCCAAAGCGATCTTTAAAATTATCGACTTTAAACCGGACACCTTTATCTACGTGTCCTGCAAAGCCACCTCCCTGGCGCGGGATCTGCCGTTTTTTAAAGAAGCAGGGTATGCGGTGAAGAAGGTCTGCTGTGTGGATATGTTTCCTCATGGGGGGCATGTGGAGACGGTCTGTTATCTCAAACAAAAATAA
- the trxA gene encoding thioredoxin, producing the protein MAKKVNSSEFKSEVLDHKGVVLVDFFATWCGPCKALTPIVDKLSEEMSGKVKIVKVDIDENSALATEYRVMSVPTMKLFKDGEVVETLVGLRPESELRDKLNYYSAE; encoded by the coding sequence ATGGCAAAGAAAGTAAATTCAAGTGAGTTTAAAAGTGAAGTTTTAGATCATAAGGGTGTTGTCCTGGTCGACTTTTTCGCGACCTGGTGCGGCCCCTGCAAGGCTTTAACACCCATTGTGGACAAGCTGTCTGAAGAAATGAGCGGCAAGGTGAAGATCGTCAAGGTCGATATCGATGAAAACAGCGCTTTAGCCACAGAATACCGTGTGATGAGCGTCCCGACCATGAAGCTGTTCAAGGATGGCGAGGTTGTGGAAACTCTGGTTGGTTTGAGACCAGAGTCCGAGCTCAGGGATAAACTGAATTATTATTCAGCGGAATAA
- a CDS encoding ABC transporter ATP-binding protein, with product MQNNEPLVRMEHIYKTFNPDSVNEVVLFQDFNLNIEKGRFVSVIGSNGSGKTTILNLLCGSLPVDQGKVYVGGKDITGLKEYQHSAFIGRVFQDPSLGTCPSMTILENMALADRKGKPYGLGIGVNKKRIDFYKSQLELLKLGLEDKIDLQVGSLSGGQRQALALLISTMTPIDLLILDEHTAALDPKSSENVMELTEKLIREKNLTTLMVTHNLKFAINYGDRLVMMHRGNIVIDKSDDVKDALVVRDLTDKFNEISIEDGNSL from the coding sequence ATGCAGAATAATGAACCCCTTGTCCGTATGGAACATATTTATAAAACCTTCAATCCGGATTCTGTCAATGAGGTGGTGTTGTTTCAGGACTTTAATCTGAATATTGAAAAGGGACGCTTCGTTTCTGTCATCGGGAGTAACGGCTCTGGAAAAACGACCATTTTAAACCTGCTCTGCGGCAGCCTGCCTGTAGATCAGGGAAAGGTTTATGTCGGCGGCAAGGATATTACCGGGCTCAAGGAATACCAGCACTCAGCCTTTATCGGCCGTGTGTTCCAGGATCCTTCTCTAGGTACCTGTCCCAGTATGACTATCCTTGAAAACATGGCCCTGGCAGACCGGAAAGGCAAGCCCTATGGACTGGGCATTGGCGTTAATAAAAAGCGCATTGATTTTTATAAAAGCCAGCTGGAGCTTTTAAAGCTGGGGCTTGAGGATAAAATTGATCTGCAGGTTGGCAGTCTGTCCGGCGGCCAGCGTCAGGCCCTGGCGCTGCTCATCTCCACCATGACGCCCATCGATCTGCTCATTCTTGACGAGCATACCGCTGCTCTTGACCCAAAATCCAGCGAAAACGTCATGGAGCTCACCGAAAAGCTGATACGCGAAAAAAACCTGACCACCCTCATGGTTACGCATAATCTCAAGTTTGCCATCAACTACGGCGACCGGCTGGTCATGATGCACCGCGGTAATATCGTGATTGATAAATCTGACGACGTGAAGGACGCCCTGGTGGTCAGAGACCTGACCGATAAATTTAATGAAATCAGTATTGAAGACGGCAATTCGTTATAA
- a CDS encoding GNAT family N-acetyltransferase produces MKKDYKITKLNTLESDFRHQAVHLFVEGFYDMIKSISADKEVLFQLFEPALRNDMAYVCLDGEKVVGLLAYSDNKRRAFDIKRSGASRLFGPVKSRVIKTQLMFIIGKPAVKRDDEGYIDFLATDPVCRGQGIATKMINYVAENIGVTSLSLDVIGDNGNAIRLYRHLGFKTTEIQANLLLRIAGIRKLLIMKKELYE; encoded by the coding sequence ATGAAGAAGGATTATAAAATTACCAAACTCAATACACTGGAGTCTGACTTCCGGCACCAGGCGGTCCATTTGTTTGTCGAGGGCTTTTACGATATGATCAAATCTATTTCGGCCGATAAGGAAGTGCTGTTTCAGCTCTTTGAGCCGGCGCTGCGAAATGATATGGCCTATGTCTGTCTTGACGGCGAAAAAGTCGTGGGCCTGCTGGCCTACTCCGATAACAAACGCCGTGCCTTCGATATAAAAAGAAGCGGGGCATCCCGGTTATTCGGGCCTGTAAAGAGCCGAGTCATCAAGACGCAGCTTATGTTTATCATTGGAAAGCCCGCTGTAAAAAGGGATGACGAGGGCTACATCGACTTTCTGGCCACCGACCCGGTCTGCAGAGGACAGGGCATTGCCACAAAAATGATCAATTATGTGGCTGAAAATATCGGTGTTACCAGCTTGAGCCTGGACGTGATCGGCGACAACGGAAATGCCATCCGCCTGTACCGTCATCTGGGCTTTAAGACCACTGAAATACAGGCCAATCTTCTGCTGCGCATAGCAGGTATCCGTAAACTGTTGATTATGAAGAAGGAATTATACGAATAA
- a CDS encoding flavodoxin family protein, whose translation MKITAIMGSHRNNGHTNKILNYFLEQIREDNELRLINVNKVHVEHCKGCDYCIPHQGECVIRDDDMTWIYEDFMDCDLLVIASPVYFTAFPSKLKTVIDRTQMIYNLEDHSHIPNKKIIFIGVGGAPAYGHQFKGMEYTLEWYLKNLNAVPMGFVEISHTDETPALENKKAVAELDALAQQIKNL comes from the coding sequence ATGAAAATTACCGCAATTATGGGAAGCCATCGGAATAATGGCCATACCAATAAAATACTGAATTATTTTCTGGAACAGATCCGGGAGGATAATGAGCTGCGCCTCATCAACGTAAACAAGGTGCACGTGGAGCACTGCAAGGGCTGTGACTACTGTATTCCTCATCAGGGAGAGTGCGTGATCAGGGACGATGATATGACATGGATCTATGAGGATTTTATGGACTGCGACCTTCTGGTCATTGCGAGCCCTGTGTACTTTACCGCGTTTCCTTCCAAACTGAAAACCGTTATTGACCGTACCCAGATGATTTACAATCTGGAGGATCATTCTCATATTCCGAATAAGAAAATCATTTTTATCGGAGTGGGCGGCGCCCCTGCCTACGGACACCAGTTCAAGGGCATGGAGTACACGCTGGAATGGTATTTGAAAAATCTGAACGCCGTACCCATGGGCTTTGTGGAGATTTCCCACACCGATGAGACACCGGCACTTGAAAATAAAAAAGCTGTCGCAGAGCTGGATGCGCTGGCACAGCAGATTAAAAATTTATAG